One Hippopotamus amphibius kiboko isolate mHipAmp2 chromosome 12, mHipAmp2.hap2, whole genome shotgun sequence genomic window, GCCTCTGCCAGCATCTGCATCTCCTCCGATCCCCCTCCTGGTCTCTGCCTGTGCCTACTCGCCTTTCTCAGCCCTCCTGTGCTGGTGGCTCTCCTGACCAGAGTTGGGTCTCTGCTGCCCaattctgctttctcttctgGCTGTCCTTGCTTCGTGTTGCCCTAGAGGCCTAAAAGGCGGGGGTGGGCTCGCCAGGGGGCTTGGCACTGAATGTCTCCTGTGTGCGCGCTTGTGTGCCCTTTCCTGCTCCAGGTTTGACTTTGAGGCTCTGGAGAGTGGTGACGATGGTGCATTTGACAAGCTCCGGTCCTGGAGCAGGTCCATCGAGGACCTGCAGCCACCCAGCGCCCTGTCAGCCCCCTTCACCAACAGCCTCGCTCGCTCTGCGCGCCAGTCTGTGCTCCGGTATGTGCTCTCGCTCTGCccgcctgcctcccaccctcgcCCCCGTCCAGGTCTTGGGTAACAGCGGTGAGTGTTCATGCTCCTCCCTCCACTCTTGCTTCCAGGCTCAGCTCTCTTGCCCTCTGCCTGCCAGTCTGTCTCTGGTCTGTCCTCTCTGTCTCCTTGACTCTGCCCAGCGATCTGTCCTGGGTAAGTACATCACCCTTGGCTGTGCCCACCCCATCTGGGGTtccagccctcccctctcctctccccctctctcgGGGCACCTCCACTCCTCACTCTCTCTGCCGTTCCTCCAGGCCTCTGGGCAGGGCTTGTCCTCACCCAGCTCCTTGGTCTTCACCGGCTGGTCCAGCACCTGCCCTCACGTCTGTTTCCCTCTGCTCTGCACTCAGATCCATCAGCTGCCCAGAGACCAGCTCTCACCCAACCTGCTGATGCTCACCTTCCCTTCACTTTTTCCTttaggcctttttttttcctccaaggctGCAGCGTGTTCATTTGTCTGCAGTATCTGAAGAGCCATCCTGCCTGGAGGCAGGCAGGTGGACCGGAGGATGTCTTAGAGCCCCTTCTACAGAGGGAGGCTTTCCTTTGGGTCCTGTCTCTCAGCCACGCTTTTCTCCTAGTCTTCCTCGGGTTCTGCCCATTCCAGTCATGCATGAGCAGTTACCATTTgtgtttcctctttcttccatGAAACGTCACTGGGGGCAAAGTCAGATGTCATCCCTGGCCCTCCTTTAGCCTTTGGTGTCTGCTCTGTTTTCTCTAGAGCATGGAAGTGGGATGGGAGCCAAGATGCCCCTGCCCCAGGGAATGTGTGGAAGATACAGTGGCTGGAAGGAAGGTCTCCTGGACCCACCTTGAGGTCTAGGAAGGCCTACACATCTCCTGTTGTATTTTGGAGGACCTCTGGGCTTAGGATGGTGTGGGCACCGGATATAATGCTGGGATCCTGGATAGTTACTGACAAAGACCTGTTCCAGGGAGGTGAAGACAGTGGATTGCCCTGCCCCCTGCACCCTCTCTCTCTGGGCTGTTGGTGCAAGGTCCTCCCGTCCCCCTTTTCTTCTGCTGCTGAGGAGCAGCCTGCTATGTGGGTGATGGCAAGTGCTCCCAGACCCTTTACCAGCAGCACCTCTCCCCCAGGTATAGCACTCTCCCTGGGCGCAGGGCCCTAAAGAACTCCCGCCTGGTGAGCCAGAAGGATGACGTCCACGTCTGCATCCTTTGTCTCAGAGCCATCATGAACTATCAGGTAAGGCGACAGCACTCGCCACGGGTGCTCTGTCTCTTCTGCCTCACCTGCCAAACCAGGAGAGCTAGGAAGGCACCAGCTTGTAAAAGACAGGTTTGCTGGTGGGCCTGCAGTCAAGGAGCTCTGGCTGGGGTCTGCCTTCCCCACCATCATGGTCTCCCCTCCTTCTGTGCTTTCCCCTTGCTGCAGTATGGATTCAACCTGGTCATGTCCCACCCTCACGCTGTCAACGAGATTGCGCTCAGTCTCAACAACAAGAATCCAAGGTGagtttcttccctctcctcccctctctgcccaGGGCTCTGGAGATCTGGGCTCCACTTGTTCCTGTCAAGAAGTCCTGCTTGGCCTCGGGTCCTGTGGCCTAGGTCAGCGCCTTGCTTTGGCCCCCTCACCTCTCCTGGAGGAGGAGTGTTCTGCTTCCCTCTGGTCTACACAGCCTAGGGAGGGAGGAAGCCTGCCTTCCCCTGCCTTGTTTCCCAAacccaccctctccctcaccactGAGGCTGTCTCTCCTCTCTTGAAAGGACTCACCCAGGTGTGGAAGTGAGCTGTGTGGTGGCCAGGGTTGGAGACTAGGGTGTTAATCTTCCTTTTCCACCCCTTAGGACCAAAGCCCTTGTCTTAGAGCTCCTGGCAGCCGTATGTTTGGTACGGGGAGGTCACGAAATCATTCTTGCTGCCTTTGACAATTTCAAAGAGGTCAGTCTCCtacattcatgtgtgtgtgtgcatgtgtgtatgtgtgtgtgtgtgtgtgtgtgtgtgtggccggCAGGAGGTGGGAGCCAGGTAGGTAAGCACTCTCTTTCCTGTGATCTCACACATCCCAGGGATTTTAACAGCCCAGTTTTTAGCTAAGTAGTCTGCTCCCTGCTTTTTTAAAGCTAAACCAAAACTTGAATCTTACTAGATCTTGTGTCAGGAAAGCACCTGATTGGCCAGTGAAGGATGCCCTCACTTGAGGGCTGTAGTCCAGTAGTCCTAACCTGCTGTGCAGTAGAATACCTGAAGAGCCTGTTAGATggccctgggaggcctggctTTAACAGTCTCCCCAGGTGGTTCTGAGGCTGTGAACTCACGGATAGAAACTGAGGCAATTATATTTGTAGTGGGAAGAGAAGGCAAGCAGGGATCCTCCTGGGTTGTTGGCTGTTGTTGGTGAGGGGAGAGGGCGCTCCTGCTTGGAATTCCCCAgcctctgggcctggctctgAAACCCCCATCTGCTTGAACATAGGATTCCTCGACATACAGCTGCAGCTACAAgtcccacctcttcctcctctttggaCCTCGTCCCTAGCATCCATTGTTCAAGCCAGGAAATGGCTTTTCTTCCTTGAAGCCAGAGGTTCAGAGGAGTCTCTGGACTGCTCGCAGCACAGAGGCTTTCCTGcacccaggcctctctcctgcaTCCCCACCAGGACTTCAGCCTCCTGTCTCAGCCATGGCCTCCAAccttcctccaccctccctccttccttcaatAACTTGGCAACACCAGACCCCTGTGTTTCTTCTTGCCCTGCCCCCAGAGGCACCCAGAGCCCAGACTATGGGCTCACACTTCACTGAGCTCCCTCAGGGACCCAGAACAGATGCCAGGTCCCAGGCTTTCTTCTGTAATGTCCCAAGTGGCCTGTTACATAGAAAGAATTGTGGTTGCACTTGGTCCCTTTGCCAGATGTTCCCGGGAACCAGGGCTCAGGGGCTTGGGTTTTGCATGGAACAGATCCTATCACTGAGAAAGTTTGCTTGTTCAGGTATGCAAAGAGCTGCACCGCTTTGAGAAGCTGATGGAGTATTTCCGGAACGAGGACAGCAACATCGACTTCATGGTAAGGAGCTGGGCCTGGGTCACGTGCATGCCCAGTAGGGCCACCTACTCCTTGAGACCAGGGGCCCAGCCGACAGCATACTTTGATGTTCTGTGTAGCACCTAGAGTGGTCCTCTACCCAGTACCTGCTCCTTGTCCACTCACTCACCCCAGAGAGCTTTTAGAAACTCCGCAACAATGTCATTTTTCTGCCTTGGGTCTATCCCCTTTCCCCCTTTTGGTGGCCTTACTGTCCCTGATCTGGATCCTTTCTGAGCTGCCGTCCTTTTCCCCAACTTTTCCTTTAGCTTTACTTCCCTTCAGTCTAGGGTATTCAGCTAGTAGGGTTGTCTCAAGAAATACCTGCTGACGTGCAAAAGAAATCAGCCGAATCTTCATTTATACCTATTTCTCATGTAATTTACTTGTCTTTGTAAAATGAATATGAAGTTTgacatttttaagttaaaactGTCCTGTTGCTCCCTGAAAGACGTTCCTTTTTTACTCACTCCTTTTGATTATCCACCTGATAATGCTGGATCTAATAGCCATCTCCCCTCCCTGTCTTGGTTCTCTCTGCCCCTCTGGGCTGCTCCTTCCCCAGGTGGCCTGCATGCAGTTTATCAACATCGTGGTGCACTCGGTGGAGGATATGAACTTCCGGGTCCACCTGCAGTACGAGTTTACAAAGCTGGGACTGGAGGAGTTCCTGCAGGTGAGCTGGGCTGGAGTCCCCCAGGGTGAGGCACTTCGGGGCAGAGGACCAGCTTAGCTGTATCACAAAGGGTTTTTCTTTTACAAGAGCCTAGTCATGGACATTCCTGGCACGCTGCCTGTCTTCTGTGGCCTGAGACTCTGGCCTTCATGCAGAGGGCTCTTCAGTTAGTCAGCTCCGCAGGGCGAGAATCTGACGTggctccagtaggagctccctgGGTCCCAGGCTCTAGGGAGGGGTCATGGAGGGTGATGAGGAGGCTCCCCCAGCTCCTGCTGTTTCTGCTTTTCCCCAGAAGTCAAGGCACACAGAGAGCGAGAAGCTGCAGGTGCAGATCCAGGCGTACCTGGACAATGTGTTTGATGTGGGAGGTTTGTTGGAGGATGCCGAGACCAAGAATGTGGCCCTGGAGAAAGTGGAAGAGCTGGAGGAGCATGTGTCCCATGTAGGTGGTCCTCCTTTGCTGCCAAAACCActgttgagggtggggagagagtgggGACATCTGAGTCCCGGGAATCCTACTTACCTCCCGACTGAGCCTCAGGGAGGCCTCAGAATCCACCGGGGCTCTCTCACGCGTGCTCTGGCTGAGGCACTGGATTGTGGAACACACATTGACCGCAGGACTGGATGTGAGGTGGCCTCAGGCTTGAGAGCGGCAGATATGGCCACTTGCCTTGTACTGTTTCACGTGGTCTCAGACCCTGTGCCCACAGGAGTAACACAGGGAAGCCACTGGGCCAAGCTGCCTTTGGAGCCCTGAGCGGAGGGGTCGGGCCCAGGGCCTGACCAGGGTTCAGACTGTGCTGAGTGCCCAGGCTTTAGGGCCAGCCCCAAACCTGCCCTTCTCATCCTGCAGCTCACAGAGAAGCTTCTGGACCTAGAGAACGAGAATATGATGCGTGTGGCAGAGCTAGAGAAGCAGCTGCTGCAGCGGGAGAAGGAACTCGAGAGCATCAAGGTACCAAGTTACCTGGGGAAGGGAGCCCCTGACTGGTACTGGGCACTGGGGCCTGGGAGCCTTGCTTTTCATTCCTGAGTTATGTCAAATCCTCGAGAATCCAGGCCTTAATTCACCCTTGAGGCACTCAAATGAAGGTGGGCTGATGATTTCATCCCATGCTTTAGTTGGAGAGGGAAGCTGGAGCCAGAGTGGGGCAGACATACACACAGGAGGGTGGGAGCAGGTGGGGCACCTGTGGagtccctgccccctcctgccatCCCATCCCCTTGCTTCTCCCTCACCTGCACCTCCATGTGCTTCCCCAGTCCAGTGTAATGAACAGGCTCAGAATAGCCCAGGTGCTTGGCCTGTTTTATTAGGATATCCACCAGGTATCCCAAATCGGAGACCAGGGCCTCCTCATATTTCAGTGTCTTCTCTGCCCCTCACCTAACTTCTTATTAGTTATAAAATCATGCCCAACCCACCTCTTCTTCCACAGGAATACAGTTATGCCGGCTCTGCTGAGCTCAGCATATATCTGCCAAGCCCCTGCTAAGAGTCTGAAGCGCTGTATTGGGAATGTGAAGGATACAGAGGTGGCTAAGGCAGGGTATTGTCTGTAGGGGGCTTCCAGTTGAGGGACTGTACCAACCAAATGAAATGAGAGCAGCACCGAGGCACAGAGGGCTGAGAGCAGGCTGCTGGTGGGTCAAGGAGAGTTTCACAAGGGCAACCTTCTACCTGGGCCTTGAGGGACCAGTGAGACTGGGCTGGAGCAGTGAGAAAGGACACTTCAGGGTGCCAGCCAGGCAGGCCGGCTCTTCCGCTTGCCTCTTTTGTTCTGCTTCATTCCAgtttcccctggtccgcacccgGGTTTCTGCTGCTTTctgcctctgagcaccctccctTCCTTGGGTAGAAAGTCACTCCCAGGAGCATCGCCTGCTGCGCTTTCAGGTGCTCTTTTAATGGTGCTATCTGCCCAATAGGAGACTTATGAGAACACGAGCCACCAGGTACACACCCTGCGGCGGCTCAttaaagagaaggaggaggcctTCCAGCGCCGATGCCACTTGGAACCCAGCGTCCGGGGCCTGGAGTCAGTGGGCAATGAGGCCCTGGCCCGGGTAGGCCCTGAGGAGCTGAATGAGGGCATGCCACCCTCCGACCTGGACCTCTTggctccagccccgccccccgagGAGGCCTTACCTCTGCCTCCACCACCAGCTCCTCCCttgcccccaccacctcccccgtTACCAGGTAAGCAGGACCCTTACCTGGTAAAAGGTAAGAAGTGCAGCCTTATTGTGGGGCCAGACCAAAAACCCTGTCAGCAGTGTCTTCTACAGGGAGAAACTGGGGATGTGGCTGGAAGAATGTAAAGtcaggtgggaggggctgggggagggttaGAATCCGAGGGAGGCACAGATTACTAGGGAAGGGATGTCTAAGAGCAGAGGTAGATCTGTTTTAAGGAGCATAAAGATGCTATTCTTGATTCCTTTGAAGACATCCAAGGAGAGGGCTTTGACCAAAGCAGGAGAGAGTGGGTCGGGGACCAGCAAGACCTGCCCCAGTCAGGACACTTAGGAGCCTCTTGGGCAGAGAGCTCATGCAGCCTCATTCCCTGAGAGTCTTTAAGGACAGGTAGGGCGGGCAGGGGGAGTCTCTTGGCCCCTGGGTCACTGTGCCATTTCTTCTTCCCCAGACAAgtgtcccccagccccacctctcccTGGCGCTGCTCCCTCTGTGGTACTGACAGTAGGCCTGTCAGGTGAGTGTCCTGAGGGCTCTGGGTAGGGCTAGTGGGACTGAAGGAGTGTGTCCTTGGCTCTTGCCTCACTGATCCTCCTTCCAAATTAGCCATTCGCATTAAGAAACCTATCAAGACCAAGTTCCGGCTGCCAGTCTTCAACTGGACAGCACTGAAGCCCAACCAGATCAGTGGCACTGTCTTCAGTGAACTTGATGATGAGAAGATCTTGGAGGTAGCAGGGCCTGGGGTCCTGAGGGGTGAGGTTGGGGGCTGAGGACCAGGTTGCCTTTTAAGCTAGATCTCTTGGCCTTGGAAGAGCCCTCAGACTCAGCCCTCCATGTACCAGAGCTGAGCCGATGCTGGTGTGCTGCCAGGGGGTCCTCTTGTAAGATGAGGCCacagcattttcccttctcatCAACTCTTGCCAGGACCTGGACCTGGACAAGTTCGAAGAACTGTTCaagacaaaagcccagggccctgCCCTTGACCTCATCTGCTCCAAGAACAAGACAGCACAAAAGGCTGCCAGCAAGGTGACCCTGTTGGAAGCCAATCGTGCCAAGAACCTGGCCATCACCCTACGCAAGGCTGGCCGCTCAGCTGAGGAGATCTGCAGGGCCATCCACACGTGAGGCTCCCACTGACCTTGCCCTGGTCTTGCAGCGAGTTGGTAACCCACCTAGGAGGTCCACCTAGGATCCCAGCCTTCCCTGAATTCCAGGGCATTGACAGAACTCCCTCAGTCATCGATGTCTTGACCAAAACTTACTGCATctgtgctgtgtgccaggcactgtgtgaggTGCTGAGGTGTCATCCCAGACCTTCACTCATGGAGCTCCCAGTCTAGTGGCAACAGTCCAGTAACACTGGGCAGTAACCACCAAGGTAGTGGAGGAACAGGCAGCTTTGGGAGAACAGGGAGGGCCAGGTAGCTGAGCTtggtgatcagggaaggcttcctagaggaggtgatGTCTCATTTGTGACCCGAAGGATGCATATGAAGTCCAGGTCAGGGTCTGGAGGGAGAGGCATGGTGCCCTAGGTACTGAAAATTGAGTGTGGCTTTAGTGTAAGGAGGGGAGTAGGAGAGACAGAGTAGAGAGATGAGCAGAAGTCTTGCAGGCTGGGCCTCCTACGCCA contains:
- the FMNL3 gene encoding formin-like protein 3 isoform X4: MRITVQPNTWHWSSMNLPPDKARLLRQYDNEKKWDLICDQERFQVKNPPHTYIQKLQSFLDPSVTRKKFRRRVQESTKVLRELEISLRTNHIGWVREFLNDENKGLDVLVDYLSFAQCSVMFDFEALESGDDGAFDKLRSWSRSIEDLQPPSALSAPFTNSLARSARQSVLRYSTLPGRRALKNSRLVSQKDDVHVCILCLRAIMNYQYGFNLVMSHPHAVNEIALSLNNKNPRTKALVLELLAAVCLVRGGHEIILAAFDNFKEVCKELHRFEKLMEYFRNEDSNIDFMVACMQFINIVVHSVEDMNFRVHLQYEFTKLGLEEFLQKSRHTESEKLQVQIQAYLDNVFDVGGLLEDAETKNVALEKVEELEEHVSHLTEKLLDLENENMMRVAELEKQLLQREKELESIKETYENTSHQVHTLRRLIKEKEEAFQRRCHLEPSVRGLESVGNEALARVGPEELNEGMPPSDLDLLAPAPPPEEALPLPPPPAPPLPPPPPPLPDKCPPAPPLPGAAPSVVLTVGLSAIRIKKPIKTKFRLPVFNWTALKPNQISGTVFSELDDEKILEDLDLDKFEELFKTKAQGPALDLICSKNKTAQKAASKVTLLEANRAKNLAITLRKAGRSAEEICRAIHTFDLQTLPVDFVECLMRFLPTEAEVKLLRQYERERQPLEELAAEDRFMLLFSKVERLTQRMAGMAFLGNFQDNLQMLTPQLNAIIAASASVKSSQKLKQMLEIILALGNYMNSSKRGAVYGFKLQSLDLLLDTKSTDRKMTLLHFIALTVKEKYPDLANFWHELHFVEKAAAVSLENVLLDVKELGRGMELIRRECSIHDHSVLRSFLSANEGKLDKLQRDAKTAEEAYNAVVRYFGESPKTTPPSVFFPVFVRFIRSYKEAEQENEARKKQEEVMREKQLAQEAKKLDAKTPSQRNKWQQQELIAELRRRQAKEHRPVYEGKDGTIEDIITVLKSVPFTARTAKRGSRFFCDAAHHDESNC
- the FMNL3 gene encoding formin-like protein 3 isoform X3; the encoded protein is MGNLESTEGGPGEPPSVSLLPPPGKMPMPEPCELEERFALVLSSMNLPPDKARLLRQYDNEKKWDLICDQERFQVKNPPHTYIQKLQSFLDPSVTRKKFRRRVQESTKVLRELEISLRTNHIGWVREFLNDENKGLDVLVDYLSFAQCSVMFDFEALESGDDGAFDKLRSWSRSIEDLQPPSALSAPFTNSLARSARQSVLRYSTLPGRRALKNSRLVSQKDDVHVCILCLRAIMNYQYGFNLVMSHPHAVNEIALSLNNKNPRTKALVLELLAAVCLVRGGHEIILAAFDNFKEVCKELHRFEKLMEYFRNEDSNIDFMVACMQFINIVVHSVEDMNFRVHLQYEFTKLGLEEFLQSRHTESEKLQVQIQAYLDNVFDVGGLLEDAETKNVALEKVEELEEHVSHLTEKLLDLENENMMRVAELEKQLLQREKELESIKETYENTSHQVHTLRRLIKEKEEAFQRRCHLEPSVRGLESVGNEALARVGPEELNEGMPPSDLDLLAPAPPPEEALPLPPPPAPPLPPPPPPLPDKCPPAPPLPGAAPSVVLTVGLSAIRIKKPIKTKFRLPVFNWTALKPNQISGTVFSELDDEKILEDLDLDKFEELFKTKAQGPALDLICSKNKTAQKAASKVTLLEANRAKNLAITLRKAGRSAEEICRAIHTFDLQTLPVDFVECLMRFLPTEAEVKLLRQYERERQPLEELAAEDRFMLLFSKVERLTQRMAGMAFLGNFQDNLQMLTPQLNAIIAASASVKSSQKLKQMLEIILALGNYMNSSKRGAVYGFKLQSLDLLLDTKSTDRKMTLLHFIALTVKEKYPDLANFWHELHFVEKAAAVSLENVLLDVKELGRGMELIRRECSIHDHSVLRSFLSANEGKLDKLQRDAKTAEEAYNAVVRYFGESPKTTPPSVFFPVFVRFIRSYKEAEQENEARKKQEEVMREKQLAQEAKKLDAKTPSQRNKWQQQELIAELRRRQAKEHRPVYEGKDGTIEDIITVLKSVPFTARTAKRGSRFFCDAAHHDESNC
- the FMNL3 gene encoding formin-like protein 3 isoform X1, which produces MGNLESTEGGPGEPPSVSLLPPPGKMPMPEPCELEERFALVLSSMNLPPDKARLLRQYDNEKKWDLICDQERFQVKNPPHTYIQKLQSFLDPSVTRKKFRRRVQESTKVLRELEISLRTNHIGWVREFLNDENKGLDVLVDYLSFAQCSVMFDFEALESGDDGAFDKLRSWSRSIEDLQPPSALSAPFTNSLARSARQSVLRYSTLPGRRALKNSRLVSQKDDVHVCILCLRAIMNYQYGFNLVMSHPHAVNEIALSLNNKNPRTKALVLELLAAVCLVRGGHEIILAAFDNFKEVCKELHRFEKLMEYFRNEDSNIDFMVACMQFINIVVHSVEDMNFRVHLQYEFTKLGLEEFLQKSRHTESEKLQVQIQAYLDNVFDVGGLLEDAETKNVALEKVEELEEHVSHLTEKLLDLENENMMRVAELEKQLLQREKELESIKETYENTSHQVHTLRRLIKEKEEAFQRRCHLEPSVRGLESVGNEALARVGPEELNEGMPPSDLDLLAPAPPPEEALPLPPPPAPPLPPPPPPLPDKCPPAPPLPGAAPSVVLTVGLSAIRIKKPIKTKFRLPVFNWTALKPNQISGTVFSELDDEKILEDLDLDKFEELFKTKAQGPALDLICSKNKTAQKAASKVTLLEANRAKNLAITLRKAGRSAEEICRAIHTFDLQTLPVDFVECLMRFLPTEAEVKLLRQYERERQPLEELAAEDRFMLLFSKVERLTQRMAGMAFLGNFQDNLQMLTPQLNAIIAASASVKSSQKLKQMLEIILALGNYMNSSKRGAVYGFKLQSLDLLLDTKSTDRKMTLLHFIALTVKEKYPDLANFWHELHFVEKAAAVSLENVLLDVKELGRGMELIRRECSIHDHSVLRSFLSANEGKLDKLQRDAKTAEEAYNAVVRYFGESPKTTPPSVFFPVFVRFIRSYKEAEQENEARKKQEEVMREKQLAQEAKKLDAKTPSQRNKWQQQELIAELRRRQAKEHRPVYEGKDGTIEDIITVLKSVPFTARTAKRGSRFFCDAAHHDESNC
- the FMNL3 gene encoding formin-like protein 3 isoform X2; the protein is MGNLESTEGGPGEPPSVSLLPPPGKMPMPEPCELEERFALVLSSMNLPPDKARLLRQYDNEKKWDLICDQERFQVKNPPHTYIQKLQSFLDPSVTRKKFRRRVQESTKVLRELEISLRTNHIGWVREFLNDENKGLDVLVDYLSFAQCSVMFDFEALESGDDGAFDKLRSWSRSIEDLQPPSALSAPFTNSLARSARQSVLRYSTLPGRRALKNSRLVSQKDDVHVCILCLRAIMNYQYGFNLVMSHPHAVNEIALSLNNKNPRTKALVLELLAAVCLVRGGHEIILAAFDNFKEVCKELHRFEKLMEYFRNEDSNIDFMVACMQFINIVVHSVEDMNFRVHLQYEFTKLGLEEFLQKSRHTESEKLQVQIQAYLDNVFDVGGLLEDAETKNVALEKVEELEEHVSHLTEKLLDLENENMMRVAELEKQLLQREKELESIKETYENTSHQVHTLRRLIKEKEEAFQRRCHLEPSVRGLESVGNEALARVGPEELNEGMPPSDLDLLAPAPPPEEALPLPPPPAPPLPPPPPPLPDKCPPAPPLPGAAPSVVLTVGLSAIRIKKPIKTKFRLPVFNWTALKPNQISGTVFSELDDEKILEDLDLDKFEELFKTKAQGPALDLICSKNKTAQKAASKVTLLEANRAKNLAITLRKAGRSAEEICRAIHTFDLQTLPVDFVECLMRFLPTEAEVKLLRQYERERQPLEELAAEDRFMLLFSKVERLTQRMAGMAFLGNFQDNLQMLTPQLNAIIAASASVKSSQKLKQMLEIILALGNYMNSSKRGAVYGFKLQSLDLLLDTKSTDRKMTLLHFIALTVKEKYPDLANFWHELHFVEKAAAVSLENVLLDVKELGRGMELIRRECSIHDHSVLRSFLSANEGKLDKLQRDAKTAEEAYNAVVRYFGESPKTTPPSVFFPVFVRFIRSYKEAEQENEARKKQEEVMREKQLAQEAKKLDAKTPSQRNKWQQQELIAELRRRQAKEHRPVYEGKDGTIEDIITGLHHQPLVVRHQARSAAPPAGPPRAPGPH